In a single window of the Penaeus monodon isolate SGIC_2016 chromosome 3, NSTDA_Pmon_1, whole genome shotgun sequence genome:
- the LOC119589158 gene encoding pro-resilin-like: MSAKLIIFAALVAVTLGRPDQPPAYGYAAPTPAPAPAKYNFNYAVKDDYSGNDFGHQEARDGYDTQGSYYVQLPDGRLQRVTYTVNGDSGYVADVSYEGEAQYPAEQPAYNPAPSYA, translated from the exons ATGTCAGCCAAG CTTATCATTTTTGCCGCCCTCGTGGCCGTGACCCTCGGCCGTCCTGATCAACCCCCAGCTTATGGGTATGCCGCCCCTACACCTGCTCCAGCGCCTGCCAAGTACAACTTCAACTACGCTGTGAAGGACGACTATTCTGGTAACGACTTCGGACACCAGGAAGCTCGCGATGGTTATGACACACAGGGTTCTTACTACGTGCAGCTTCCTGACGGTCGTCTGCAGAGGGTCACCTACACTGTCAACGGGGACTCTGGATACGTGGCCGACGTCAGCTACGAGGGTGAGGCTCAATACCCTGCCGAACAGCCTGCTTACAATCCCGCCCCCTCATATGCCTAA